The Polaromonas sp. SP1 DNA window CAAAAGCAATCCAGCCCTCGTTAAAGCCGTCGAGCATGCGTATGCGCGGGTCCGGGTTCTTCATGCCCTGTGCGGTGAAGCAACACTGCCAGGTCTCGCGCGGCACCGCTTCGGCCTGCACGCTGGTGTGCAGCAAGCGCGCCAGGCAAGCGGCGATGTCATTGGGTGAATAGCGCCGGGGCCCTTCAAGCTCGACAACGCGGTGGCCGTTCCACGTTTCCTGCAACAGCTCCGCGGCCGTGCGGCCCACATCCGCGGTCGCGACCATGGGAATCGCCCGCTCCAGCGGCTGCAGGAAGCTGGGGATGACGCCGCTCGCGCGCGCGGGCGCGACGTCCCATGCGGCGTTTTCCATAAACCAGGCCGGCCGCAGAAACGTGATCGGCATCGGCAAGTCGCCCAGCCCCTGCTCCAGCAGGCCCAGCTGGCTCAGCAGGTTTTGCTGTTTTGCCTGTGCGCCCACCGTCGAGATGCACACCACGCGCTGTGGCCGCGCGGCTTGCAAGGCGCTGTGCAGCGCCGCAACAAGGCGGCGCGTTTCGGCAAAGCCGGCTGAAGGATCAAAGTGAGGCGGCAGCAGCACAAACACCGCCGCGGCGCCCATCAAGGCTTGCGTGAGAGCCGGCACGTCGTTCATGTCGGCCAGCGCAACTTCGCAGCCCCGGGCCGCCCACGCCTGCCCCCTGGCGGCGTCACGCACAATGGCCCGCACCGGCTGGCCTGCCTGCAGCAAGGTCTGCGCGACAACGCCGCCCACCTTGCCGGTAATTCCTGTGATCGCATACATATTCGCTCCTGGTTGCTGCGGCAAACGCCGCGATGGAACGAATTCTGGGCACAACGCATTCATTTGGCGATAACATGAATGGCATTTGATTCATGACTGATTGGCATGTATGACGGGATTTGACGAACGGATGCTCAACGGCATGGGCGTGTTTGCGGCCATCGTCGACGCCGGCACGTTTGCGGCCGCGGGCGAGCAGCTGGAGATGTCGCAGCCCGGCGTGAGCCGCGCGGTGGCGCGCCTGGAAGCGCGGCTGGGCATACGCCTGTTTGACCGGACCACACGCGCCATATCGCTGACTGACGAGGGGCGCCGCTTTTACGAGCAGGTGATGCCGCTGATGGCGGGCCTGGAAGAAGCCGCGGCCACTGCGGCCGGCGGCGCCACAGCGGTGCGCGGGCGCTTGCGCGTCAACGTCGATCCGTTTTTCTCACGGCTGGTCCTGGGGCCTCGGCTCGGGTCATTCATGTCGCGCTACCCCGAGCTGCAGCTGGACCTCGTGACCAGGGACCAGCTCGGCGACATGGTGGCCGACGGCTTTGACCTGGCGGTGCGCTTTGGCAACCCCGCGTCCTCCAGCCTGGTCTACCGCC harbors:
- a CDS encoding NAD(P)H-binding protein codes for the protein MYAITGITGKVGGVVAQTLLQAGQPVRAIVRDAARGQAWAARGCEVALADMNDVPALTQALMGAAAVFVLLPPHFDPSAGFAETRRLVAALHSALQAARPQRVVCISTVGAQAKQQNLLSQLGLLEQGLGDLPMPITFLRPAWFMENAAWDVAPARASGVIPSFLQPLERAIPMVATADVGRTAAELLQETWNGHRVVELEGPRRYSPNDIAACLARLLHTSVQAEAVPRETWQCCFTAQGMKNPDPRIRMLDGFNEGWIAFEHTTRKGTVELERVLQSLI
- a CDS encoding LysR family transcriptional regulator, yielding MTGFDERMLNGMGVFAAIVDAGTFAAAGEQLEMSQPGVSRAVARLEARLGIRLFDRTTRAISLTDEGRRFYEQVMPLMAGLEEAAATAAGGATAVRGRLRVNVDPFFSRLVLGPRLGSFMSRYPELQLDLVTRDQLGDMVADGFDLAVRFGNPASSSLVYRRLLDSRMATVASPAYLKKYGHPLTPLELDRGGSHVCIDFRNPETGKPFSWEFHRKRKKIEIWPGGRLTVNDAGTLLSACLAGYGIAQIMTLGSEALLASGKLVELFPDWPDEHFPLYALHPSRHHPPAKTRAFLDFVVSLVQEASDAA